The proteins below come from a single Argentina anserina chromosome 1, drPotAnse1.1, whole genome shotgun sequence genomic window:
- the LOC126790987 gene encoding uncharacterized protein LOC126790987 isoform X2: MEAKKEKDKKQKCMKKEDDGGKYLQWNPEMDSRLADILKSERQQSHKGDGGWKSEAFTSAVLKMSTIYNIHVMKDNVKNHLKGWKRTCGVVSDILSQSDFNWDSGRKIITVDDNNVWSEYAKTHPETSKYRFKTLVNWDDIVDLCAKDRATGYGAENAENAMNFFSGILLS; the protein is encoded by the exons ATGGAagctaaaaaagaaaaggataaGAAGCAAAAATGTatgaaaaaagaagatgatggAGGCAAATACTTGCAATGGAATCCGGAAATGGATAGTAGATTGGCCGATATTCTTAAAAGTGAGAGACAACAAAGCCACAAAGGTGATGGTGGGTGGAAATCTGAAGCATTCACTTCGGCAGTATTGAAGATGTCAACCATATATAACATACATGTGATGAAAGATAATGTCAAAAACCACCTAAAAGGTTGGAAAAGGACATGTGGAGTAGTTTCTGATATCTTAAGCCAAAGTGATTTTAATTGGGATAGTGGACGTAAGATAATAACCGTGGATGACAACAATGTGTGGAGTGAATATGCAAAG ACACATCCTGAGACTTCGAAGTATCGATTCAAGACACTTGTCAATTGGGATGATATTGTGGACTTGTGTGCGAAGGATAGAGCAACCGGTTATGGGGCTGAAAATGCTGAGAATGCCATGAACTTTTTTTCTGGAATACTCTTATCATGA
- the LOC126790927 gene encoding protein trichome birefringence-like 14, protein MKGGFNYNMKGRLAFVTLTALICTTILLWAWEKNPFANTLLLARERFPIPSIDFLEDSPKNSSKSIETDGNLQGKDLPSIIIEETNETRNPGAAPIQEKDTPSSAMEETNRKEDSGVAPSDFAFSPITDQHNLNATSTDQPKVCNFAKGRWVPDSRRPLYSGFHCKQWLSAMWACRLTQRPDFSFEGYRWKPNNCEIPDFKRSAFLRRMQDKTIAFIGDSLGRQQFQSLMCIATGGEESPEVQNVGKEYGLVKRRGAIRPDGWAYRFPKSNTTILYYWSASLCDLVLLNRSNRTTDVAMHLDRPPAFMRQYLDRFDVLVLNTGHHWNRGKINGNRWVMYVNGKPNEDKRRAQIGRAKNFTIHSVVRWLDSQLPSHPRLKIFFRTISPRHFFNGDWNTGGSCDNTTPLSGGSEVVQEGSSDSVIEAALRGTKIKILDVTALSRLRDEGHISRYTIRGKAAVNDCLHWCLPGIPDTWNELFIAQI, encoded by the exons ATGAAAGGTGGATTTAACTATAACATGAAGGGGAGACTAGCCTTTGTTACTCTGACTGCACTTATATGCACAACCATATTACTTTGGGCTTGGGAGAAAAATCCTTTTGCTAATACTCTACTATTGGCCCGGGAACGGTTTCCGATTCCTTCAATAG ATTTTCTGGAGGACTCCCCAAAGAATTCCTCAAAATCTATTGAGACAGATGGGAATCTACAAGGGAAGGACTTACCTTCTATTATAATAGAAGAAACAAACGAAACACGAAATCCTGGTGCTGCACCAATTCAAGAGAAGGACACACCTTCTAGTGCAATGGAAGaaacaaacagaaaagaaGACTCAGGTGTTGCACCATCAGATTTTGCATTTTCTCCTATAACAGACCAACATAATCTGAATGCGACATCTACCGACCAACCTAAAG TCTGTAATTTTGCTAAGGGCAGATGGGTTCCAGACAGCAGGCGACCATTGTATTCTGGGTTTCATTGTAAGCAATGGTTATCAGCAATGTGGGCTTGTAGACTGACACAACGACCAGATTTCTCTTTTGAGGGATACAGGTGGAAGCCAAACAATTGTGAAATACCAGATTTCAAGCGATCCGCATTCTTGAGAAG AATGCAGGACAAGACAATTGCTTTTATAGGAGATTCTTTGGGCCGACAGCAATTCCAGTCTTTAATGTGTATAGCAACTGGTGGAGAAGAAAGCCCAGAAGTTCAAAATGTGGGAAAAGAATATGGCCTTGTCAAACGTCGTGGAGCCATTCGTCCTGATGGCTGGGCCTATCGATTTCCTAAGAGCAATACCACCATTTTGTATTACTGGTCAGCAAGCCTCTGTGATCTTGTGCTGCTTAACCGCTCAAACCGAACCACTGATGTTGCGATGCATCTGGACCGTCCTCCAGCTTTCATGAGGCAGTACCTTGATCGGTTTGATGTATTGGTTCTTAATACAGGGCATCATTGGAACAGGGGAAAAATTAATGGAAACAGATGGGTAATGTATGTAAATGGAAAACCCAATGAAGATAAAAGGCGTGCACAAATTGGCAGGGCGAAGAATTTTACCATACATAGTGTTGTCAGGTGGCTTGATTCACAACTTCCATCACATCCCCGCCTCAAAATATTCTTTAGGACCATCTCACCAAGGCATTTCTTTAATGGTGACTGGAATACCGGGGGATCCTGTGATAATACTACTCCATTATCTGGAGGAAGTGAAGTTGTCCAAGAAGGATCAAGTGATTCGGTCATTGAAGCTGCTTTGAGAGGTACAAAGATAAAGATTTTGGACGTCACTGCTCTTTCTCGATTGAGGGATGAAGGTCATATATCCCGCTACACCATTAGAGGAAAGGCTGCTGTAAATGATTGTTTGCACTGGTGCTTACCTGGAATTCCAGACACATGGAATGAACTCTTTATTGCACAAATATAG
- the LOC126790970 gene encoding uncharacterized protein LOC126790970: MLDQYQKFPRNQLYVTCHVHSRHESAEDKEFGFRSAWEFQAQACLEEDLGVHSPRLWETNTKYESSPLLPQNHHYSDLSPTSRRRVILEGRNELMQTIQDMPESCYELSLRDIVDEEQQGMQKAGKGTDVEEKSFDFNAQARIRNQKKITAYKTRQISRTSSMESETFLIKMFFPTFLGLKKKAKAAGNCSKVSPRPTFGPENHEDFCVESTSSRRRFSDDDILPGCWTFFHSKKGKSKRPRGS; encoded by the exons ATGCTTGATCAGTACCAAAAGTTCCCTAGAAATCAGCTCTATGTAACCTGCCATGTCCACAGCAGACATGAGAGTGCAGAAGACAAAGAGTTTGGTTTCCGGAGTGCATGGGAGTTTCAAGCTCAAGCATGTCTCGAAGAAGATCTTGGTGTTCATTCACCACGGTTATGGGAGACAAACACCAAATACGAGTCTTCTCCTTTGCTCCCCCAAAACCATCACTACAGTGACCTTTCTCCCACGTCACGCAGACGGGTGATTCTTGAAGGCAGGAATGAACTTATGCAGACGATTCAGGACATGCCAGAGTCATGTTATGAACTTTCTCTGAGAGATATTGTTGATGAGGAGCAACAAGGTATGCAGAAGGCTGGAAAGGGCACTGATGTTGAAGAGAAGAGTTTCGACTTCAACGCTCAAGCTCGAATCAGGAACCAGAAGAAGATAACAGCCTACAAAACAAGACAGATATCACGGACTTCAAGTATGGAAAGTGAAACATTCCTAATCAAGATGTTCTTTCCAACTTTTCTAGGCCTAAAGAAGAAAGCAAAAGCAGCTGGAAATTGCTCAAAAGTTTCCCCCAGGCCAACATTTGGACCTGAGAACCATGAAGATTTTTGTGTTGAAAGCACAAGCAGCAGGAGAAG GTTTTCTGATGACGATATCTTACCTGGTTGCTGGACCTTCTTCCACAGCAAGAAAGGCAAAAGCAAAAGACCAAGGGGAAGCTGA